ATTTCTTTTCATTTTCAATCCGTATGAGCCATTTCTTATCACTGTTAAAAAAAAATAAGACTAAAGAGCCTTCTGATATTATCAAGGATTTCTTTTATTTATTTAGGGCTAAATATATATTATTTTAAGATTCCACCAAAGGTTAATCTAATCATTTCTTGCAAATAAAACTAATGAAACGTGAGTTTGTATTTCGCATCTCAAGTAATTTCTTAGGAACCAAATCTTGCCTTTTCCTTTCTGTTTTGGTGATATGTAATATGTCGTTTGCTCTAGCAACTAATGAATCATTGTTTGCCTTAGAAGCAGTACAAACCCAATTGACTGAAGATCAAAACAAATTCCATCACATAATTGGCATAGCTCAAAATAATATGAATATGACGTTGGATAACATTTTTGTGCATGTGATTATCTCGGATAACAATGATACCATATTAGGTAATTATAGCAATCAAGTTGCGGTGCATCCGTTAGGTCCATCGGAAGAAACTCCGTTTGATGTTCTCATATATGATAAGAATCACAACAATCAGGTAAAAAATTATACAGTTGACTTTACTTACAATGGGACAAAAATCACCAAAAAAGCTCTTGAAATACACTCTACGAGTTCCAAATTAGATGCAACTGGATTTTACTATATAAGTGGCAGAATTACCAACAATATGAATAATATTTCCACAAGTACAACCGTAATTGCAGCCTTGTATGATAAAAATAATGATCTAATTGGTATATGGAAAGCCCAGTCAGAACCATACAATATACCCCCATTGTCGACAGCTTCCTTTACAATTCCAGTAACAGATCGCTCACAGGGATTCAATATCTACAATTACACATTGTATTCAAATAATTCGTGAATTTGTTTTTTGAAACGAAACGCGACAACGTAATACGGGAATAGTAAAAAAACAGTTTATTCTGCTCGAGGATTCTTTAATGAGAGCACATATTTCTCTATCTCATTAAATCTTAGAATCGCATTTTCACTTTGCATCACCGGAGCAAATGTCTCGTCATTTTTGATTTTTTGCAAAACTTGAATAACCTCATCTATTGTGACTCCATGTTTAAGATCATAATCTACCTGCTTACAGCAATTTGCTATAGTTCCATACCTTTTGTGCTGGCGTTTTTCCCATATACTAGCAGTCTCTGACAATCCTGTAATAAATTTTTTAATAGTTTTTTCAACATGTTCCAAATGCCATTGCTTCATGGGAAAACTATTTTGGGTCAAAAAAATATCATTATATAGTACATCATACATACATATAAGTGAAACTTGCATTTTTCAGGTTTTGGATATTAACCAATTAAGACCCATGATTGAAGATATAAATTTTAATAAAAGCAGGTGTTTTCCACTTTATCCCCACCCCATCTTAATGATAGAGACCTCAGGTTACAAGAATTTTCTAGTAATTTCAGATATTCATATTGGTCTGGAAGACAAAATAAGAAGAAATGGTATACTAATTGATCCAAGACAAAATATAGATGAATCCATAAAGCTATTGACCAACATTCATTGGGAAACTGGTGTCAATGAATTAATCATCCTTGGCGATTTAAAATCATCCATAAGAATCATAACTAGAACCGAATGGGATAACGTTCCTTATTTTTTGGAATCATTAAACAAATTATTCAATGTCTATCTCATTCCAGGCAACCATGATGGCAACATTAAGCAATTATTACCAGAAAATGTCAATCTAATGCGTTCAAAGGGTATTGAATTTGACAACATTCTTTTAACACATGGTCACACTCTCCCTCGAATTGGAATGAATGTAGAAAAGATTATCGTAGGGCATTTGCATCCGATAATTCAAAAAGAAGGAAGTATATTGCAGGGTAACAAAATTTGGGTAAAAATCAATTTAACCAAAAAAGATTTGTTGGAAAAAAACCAGAAACAAAATACTAGAAAGCTAGAAATCATTATCATGCCACATTTCAACAACATTCTAGACTACTATGGTAAGAGAAATAGGAACACATCTGGGACAAGCGGAAAATCTAAATTACCTTTGCTTGATAACATGATAAATAGGTTAAACTGGTCTGTAGAAAAAGCTTTTTTATTTACCATGGATGGATCGATCATTGGTTCGGAAGTGGATTTAGCAGAGCTACTTTACTAGCAATATTAATTAGAAAACACACCTTATTAGTAACTATCCATTGGTCTTACTGTCGGCTCATTGTGCTTAGTCCACTCCAGAGTTTTCACGAATGAAACTGTACTTTCCACAGTGGTGAGAACCGGTACTCCCATTTCTACTGCTTTGCGTCGTATTTGATATTCATCATAAAGCATTCCAACATATTTTTCAATTGTGGATGTAGAAGGTATATTTACAATAAAATTTATTTTCCTTTCTGTAAGTAGCGATAGTATGTTAGGATTTCTTTCGGGCTCGCTAATTTTATAGACTAATTCCACATTTTCGAGTCCAGATTTCTTAAAGTATTCTGCAGTATGTTCAGTTGCCAATATTTTGAAACCTAGTGCAGATATTAGGGAAACGATTGGAAGTAGTTTTTCCTTATTTCTGGTTCCTCCTATTGTAATTAATGCCGCTCCTGCAGTGGGTAACGAGTATCCTGCAGCCAAATATGATTTGGATAGTGCATCATAGAAAGAATTCCCAAAACAAGCAACTTCACCCGTTGACTGCATCTCAACTCCCAATACAATATCAGCTCCCTCCAATTGCATAAAAGAAAATTGCGGTACCTTGATTCCAAAGCCAGATTTCTTGAGCCAATGCTCATTATCGATTGTTTGAAAATCAAAACCGAGAATGGATCTTGCAGCCAATTCAATTAGATTCAAGTCATAGAACTTTGATACAAAAGGCATTGAACGAGATGCCCTGACATTAGCTTCAATCACATAAACTTCATTATCCTTTACCAGATACTGGATGTTTAGTGGACCTTTTACGTTCAATGCTTTACCTATCTTAACTGTGTTTTCAATTATGGTTTCCATAGTTTCCCGATTGAGTCGCCACGGTGGAATGCACATCATAGCATCTCCGGAGTGGATTCCTGCGTTATCAATGTGCTCAATAATGGAACCAATTACAATTTCATTTGTGCCCCCAATTGCATCAACTTCGACTTCAGATGCTTCTTCCAAAAATTTACTTATTACTATTGGATAATCAGGACTTACACTAGAAGCTTCCAAAATGAACTGCTCGAGTTGAGTTTCACTCCAAATAACCTTCATGGCCGCACCACTTAAAACATATGATGGTCTTACTAAAACAGGATAGCCTTCTATATTCGCAAACCTTTTAGATTCTGCCAAATTGGTAAACATTTTCCAAGGTGGCTGTTTTATTCCTAACACATCCAGTAAATGACTAAATTTAGAACGATCCTCTGCATTATCTACGTCTTTGCTGGACGTCCCTAGGATTTGGACATCATGTTTGCTCAGTTTAGAAACTAAATTGTTTGCACTTTGTCCGCCAACGCAAGCTACTAAACCTTTAGGATTCTCTTTTTCATAAATATCCAAAACCCTTTCCAAAGTCAACTCTTCAAAGTATAATCTATCTGGAACGTCATAATCTGTGGAAACCGTTTCCGGATTGCAATTTATGATAGATATATTATTTACCCCATTCTTTCTTAGGCCAAATACCATGTTAACAGTTGCCCAGTCAAATTCAACGCTACTTCCAATCCTGTATGGGCCAGCTCCAAGGACAATTATGGATCTGTCTTTTTTAACATCACCAAATGACAAGTCATCTGACTTGCCGTTGTATGTAACGTATAAATAATTTGTTTTTGCGGGCCATTCAGCGGCCAATGTATCAATTTGCTTTACCACCGGAGTTATCCCGAATTTTTTTCTAACCTCCCTAACTTGATCTTCTTGTAGATTCATACATCGGCCAACTTGTTTATCAGAAAATCCAAGTTTTTTAGATTCTTCAATTAGATGCAAGTCAAATTTTGAATTTTTCAATTCATTCTCTTTGTCAATAACATTCTTAATTTTAATCAGAAACCAAGGATCAATAGATGAGAGTTTGTTTATTCTATCAATACTGAATCCAACCTTTATTGCTTTTACAACGTTGAAAATTATTTCATCGTCTGGATGAATTAATGAGTATTCTATTTTTTCTATAATGGAAGTATCATGATTAGCTTTCGAGTTTTCAATTTGTCGATTTATGGAATTATATTCATTTTCATCCCCCTCATTTGCCACTAACCCGTCCTTGCCGATTTCGCACATCCTAATGGCTTTCTGTATAACTTCTTCGAAATTTTTCCCAATAGCCATTACTTCACCAACAGACTTCATAGCACTTCCCAATTTTCTTTTTACTAACTCAAATTTCCTGAAATCCCAGCGGGGCATTTTAACTACCATATAGTCCAACGCAGGTTCGAAACATGCTGAAGTCACTTTTGTGATCGTGTTTACAAGCTCAGGTAACGTATATCCTAAACCTATTTTTGCTGCCATATATGCCAAGGGATAACCTGTGGCTTTGCTAGCTAGGGCCGAGGATCGTGATAGTCGTGCGTTAATTTCAATAGCGCAATATTCATCAGATAATGGATTCAATCCAAATTGGATATTACATTCGCCATTGATTTTACAATACGTTGTAGCTCTTAGTGCGGCATCTCGCAGCATATGATATTCGTGATTATTCAGTGTTTGTGATGGGGCAACAACAATATTATCCCCAGTGTGAACTTTCATCCCCAAGACATTTTCCATATTGCATATAATCACGTTGTTTCCGACAGAATCCCTCATTACTTCATATTCGATCTGCTTCCATTCACCAACATATCTTTCAATCAGAACCTGATGAACCATACTCAATGACAAACCTCGTTGAACTATTTCCTGCAAATCATATTCATTGTATGCTACACCACCTCCGCGTCCACCTAGAGTATATGCAACCCTTATTATCACAGGGAAACCAATTTCCTTTGAGACTCTCAGGGCTTCCTCATATGAATAGGCAGTAGCACTTTCTAGAACGGGAACGTTGCTTTTCACCATTGCATCTTTAAATTCCTGTCTATCTTCTGTTAACTTTATACCCTCAACAGACGTATTTAGAACGCTTATACCATATTTCTTAAGAACTTCATTTTCATATAGGTCTACTCCGCAGTTTAATGCAGTTTGTCCACCATAACTTAGCATAATAGAATCAGGTCTTTCTATTTCAATAACCCGCTCAACATAGTTCCTATTTATTGGCAACAAATAGACTTTGTCTGCAAATTTACTATCTGTTTGAATGGTTGCAATGTTTGGATTAATAAGGACACTAGATGTGCCTTCTTCTTTCAAGGCCTTTAAGCATTGAGAACCAGAGTAGTCGAAATGGCGGCCAGATATTTGATCTAGCTTTCGCCTGCTTCTCCGATTTTTATTGCTCCGCTACCTAGTACCAGGACCTTATTTATATTCGGGTTTCGAGGCATTAATTTTCATCACAAGTGACATTTTGACTAAAACTATGAACATTAAGAATTAAATTTATATCTTTTCTATGGTGTCACGATTTTATGTGCCTTTACTAGATCTTTAAACTTATCAAAGACATACAAACAGTCGTCAGGACCAGGTGAGGCTTCGGGATGAAACTGTACTGCTATAATTGGCTTTTCCAAGTGTTTTAAGCCTTCAACTGTCTGATCATCAATATTCTTGAACCATATCTCAAAATCAGTCTTGTCTAGGCTCTCTGACTCGATTCCATATCCATGGTTCTGACTTGTTATTAGCGTATGCTCAGAAAATAGGTCCCGACAGCTTTTATTTTGACCTCTATGTCCAAATTTTAGCTTATGTGTTTTCGCACCCCCTGCCAAAGCGAGAATTTGATTGCCTAAACAAATGCCTAAAGTAGGAATGGATCTTTCGATTAGCTTAGAAGCAGTCTCTATAGTTTCTTTACAAACTATCGGATCCCCAGGACCGTTGCTCAAAACCACACCGGCCGGGTTATGAGCCATTACCTGATCTATTGAGGAGTCCCAAGGCAGCCTCACTACCTGGAATCCAAGTCTTAAAAGGTTTCTTATAATGCTATATTTAGTACCGGTATCAATTAGAACAATTTTTGGAGATAACTCTTTTCCGTAATAGGTAGGCTTACTAATTGAAACCTCGGGCATAAAATTATAAGAATCATAATCAAAACTTTCATCGTCCTGGTTTTCAGACTTATCCATTACAATCCTAGCATTCATGACACCATTAGATCTAATCTTTTTTGTCAATTCTCTGGTATCAACATCACAAACTCCTGGAATTTTCTCTTCAAATAGCCATTGATCTAGAGTCTTCTCACAACACCAGTGACTTGAGACATTTGATAAATTATTAACTATCAAACCTCTTGTTTGAATTCTCTCAGATTCAAAAAATTTAGGCAAGCCAAAATCGTCTAATTCCTGCTGAGATGGAACTCCGTAATTACCAATAGAAGGATAGGTAAAACATAATATTTGACCCCTATATGATGGATCGGTAAGTGTCTCTGTATACCCGACCATACCAGTATTGAATACTATTTCTCCTGACACACTTGTTGGAAAGCCAAATCCTTTGCCTTCAAAAATAGAACCATCATCTAGAATTAGTTTTGCCTTATAATCTATTACTCTGTTTAATAAAGTCGGAATTTTTTTGTCCCTCTCAAACCAAAAATTAAAATCATTTATAAATTTTTGTAAATGATTCTTTAGCAGCTAATCCCCTTGCTATAGTTATATTCTCTATCTCTCCATTTTATCTTTGCATGTTTATCTGAGATCAATATAGACCAAACAAATGAAAGGGATACTACAAAACAACCGACTGGAGTGCCTAAAAAGTAAACCGCATTATGCGTATTGGCTTTTTTTAATTGATAAAAATTTGTCCAATAAATACTCATTATGTTTAGGATTGTAAACGACGCCAAAATACTATAGGACAGATCTTGTTCTGCAAGATGGACATAGTAGGCAACCAAACAATATATGAGAACCAGGAATGGAAAAGACATTAAGAAAAATATCCCAATGGTCATGAGGATTGAGTTCAACCGATCCGTAAAGTATAAAGGAATAATTAATCTTTTCAAAGAATTCCAAAGGGTGTTAAAATCTCGTGCCCAGTAGGCTTCCAATAAGTCTTCACCGCGGAACATTTTTAATTTATATCCTTCTTCCTTCAATTTTTTACCCAAAGCTCCATCCTCAACTATTTCTGATTTGACAATAGCATGAGTCCCAACACTTTCGTAGCATTCTCGGGTAATCACGAAAAAACTCCCAAACAGATATCCAATACTGACATTAGGATCATTAACTCTCATAGGAGAGTATCTAGAAAACATAAAAACTGATAACACAGGTAATACCATTTTTACAATAAAATTTGGGTATTTTAAGTTTGGAACTGCAGTAATAACATCCAACTTTTCCTTGATCAGTGTTCCCAATGAATCCCGAACACTTCTATTTGAATGAATCGTATCAGCGTCGGTAAACATCAGATATTTTCCTTTTGAGTTTTGATATCCGATGTAACAGGGCCAGTTTTTACCGACCCAACCTGACGGCTTTTCACCTGCTTTGAATATTCTAACTCTAGGGTCATTTCTAAAATTCTCCATCAAGTCGAACGTAGAATCGGTTGAATTATCATCCACAAGTAACAACTCATAATTCTTTATGTTTTGATCGAGAAGACTTTGAATGCATTTTTGGATATATTTTTCTTCGT
This Candidatus Nitrosocosmicus oleophilus DNA region includes the following protein-coding sequences:
- a CDS encoding glycosyltransferase, with protein sequence MKVESLVEISVIINIFLAVIIIGSFGIWVYLFFVLRRSFELSPKIYSNDNLALEGELISVIVPARNEEKYIQKCIQSLLDQNIKNYELLLVDDNSTDSTFDLMENFRNDPRVRIFKAGEKPSGWVGKNWPCYIGYQNSKGKYLMFTDADTIHSNRSVRDSLGTLIKEKLDVITAVPNLKYPNFIVKMVLPVLSVFMFSRYSPMRVNDPNVSIGYLFGSFFVITRECYESVGTHAIVKSEIVEDGALGKKLKEEGYKLKMFRGEDLLEAYWARDFNTLWNSLKRLIIPLYFTDRLNSILMTIGIFFLMSFPFLVLIYCLVAYYVHLAEQDLSYSILASFTILNIMSIYWTNFYQLKKANTHNAVYFLGTPVGCFVVSLSFVWSILISDKHAKIKWRDREYNYSKGISC
- the carB gene encoding carbamoyl-phosphate synthase (glutamine-hydrolyzing) large subunit: MKEEGTSSVLINPNIATIQTDSKFADKVYLLPINRNYVERVIEIERPDSIMLSYGGQTALNCGVDLYENEVLKKYGISVLNTSVEGIKLTEDRQEFKDAMVKSNVPVLESATAYSYEEALRVSKEIGFPVIIRVAYTLGGRGGGVAYNEYDLQEIVQRGLSLSMVHQVLIERYVGEWKQIEYEVMRDSVGNNVIICNMENVLGMKVHTGDNIVVAPSQTLNNHEYHMLRDAALRATTYCKINGECNIQFGLNPLSDEYCAIEINARLSRSSALASKATGYPLAYMAAKIGLGYTLPELVNTITKVTSACFEPALDYMVVKMPRWDFRKFELVKRKLGSAMKSVGEVMAIGKNFEEVIQKAIRMCEIGKDGLVANEGDENEYNSINRQIENSKANHDTSIIEKIEYSLIHPDDEIIFNVVKAIKVGFSIDRINKLSSIDPWFLIKIKNVIDKENELKNSKFDLHLIEESKKLGFSDKQVGRCMNLQEDQVREVRKKFGITPVVKQIDTLAAEWPAKTNYLYVTYNGKSDDLSFGDVKKDRSIIVLGAGPYRIGSSVEFDWATVNMVFGLRKNGVNNISIINCNPETVSTDYDVPDRLYFEELTLERVLDIYEKENPKGLVACVGGQSANNLVSKLSKHDVQILGTSSKDVDNAEDRSKFSHLLDVLGIKQPPWKMFTNLAESKRFANIEGYPVLVRPSYVLSGAAMKVIWSETQLEQFILEASSVSPDYPIVISKFLEEASEVEVDAIGGTNEIVIGSIIEHIDNAGIHSGDAMMCIPPWRLNRETMETIIENTVKIGKALNVKGPLNIQYLVKDNEVYVIEANVRASRSMPFVSKFYDLNLIELAARSILGFDFQTIDNEHWLKKSGFGIKVPQFSFMQLEGADIVLGVEMQSTGEVACFGNSFYDALSKSYLAAGYSLPTAGAALITIGGTRNKEKLLPIVSLISALGFKILATEHTAEYFKKSGLENVELVYKISEPERNPNILSLLTERKINFIVNIPSTSTIEKYVGMLYDEYQIRRKAVEMGVPVLTTVESTVSFVKTLEWTKHNEPTVRPMDSY
- a CDS encoding FxLYD domain-containing protein; this encodes MSFALATNESLFALEAVQTQLTEDQNKFHHIIGIAQNNMNMTLDNIFVHVIISDNNDTILGNYSNQVAVHPLGPSEETPFDVLIYDKNHNNQVKNYTVDFTYNGTKITKKALEIHSTSSKLDATGFYYISGRITNNMNNISTSTTVIAALYDKNNDLIGIWKAQSEPYNIPPLSTASFTIPVTDRSQGFNIYNYTLYSNNS
- the carA gene encoding glutamine-hydrolyzing carbamoyl-phosphate synthase small subunit, yielding MDYKAKLILDDGSIFEGKGFGFPTSVSGEIVFNTGMVGYTETLTDPSYRGQILCFTYPSIGNYGVPSQQELDDFGLPKFFESERIQTRGLIVNNLSNVSSHWCCEKTLDQWLFEEKIPGVCDVDTRELTKKIRSNGVMNARIVMDKSENQDDESFDYDSYNFMPEVSISKPTYYGKELSPKIVLIDTGTKYSIIRNLLRLGFQVVRLPWDSSIDQVMAHNPAGVVLSNGPGDPIVCKETIETASKLIERSIPTLGICLGNQILALAGGAKTHKLKFGHRGQNKSCRDLFSEHTLITSQNHGYGIESESLDKTDFEIWFKNIDDQTVEGLKHLEKPIIAVQFHPEASPGPDDCLYVFDKFKDLVKAHKIVTP
- a CDS encoding metallophosphoesterase gives rise to the protein MIETSGYKNFLVISDIHIGLEDKIRRNGILIDPRQNIDESIKLLTNIHWETGVNELIILGDLKSSIRIITRTEWDNVPYFLESLNKLFNVYLIPGNHDGNIKQLLPENVNLMRSKGIEFDNILLTHGHTLPRIGMNVEKIIVGHLHPIIQKEGSILQGNKIWVKINLTKKDLLEKNQKQNTRKLEIIIMPHFNNILDYYGKRNRNTSGTSGKSKLPLLDNMINRLNWSVEKAFLFTMDGSIIGSEVDLAELLY